The nucleotide window TATTCCGTGCTGGCAACTAGGAAGGAATCCTTCGCAGTTGCTTAAATCACCTTCGGCCTTTGTTGAGTAGACGACATCTGTTACCAAGTGTCGTCCCTCTAAGATGTATGGACTCCCTCTCTTCAGGGAGCTACGGTTGAAGTTGATCAAAACCTAACCAAGAGTCCATACAATGCAGAAATATAACGTTATAGCGATTGATTTGGCAAAAAATGTCTTTCAGGCTTGTAAATTAAGCCCACAGGGAAAAGTTATATACAATCGAGAAATAAACAGAACGAAGCTCAAAGAACTTCTAATTAAACAGAAGCTTTCATTAGTGGCAATGAAATCGTGTTCTA belongs to Vibrio sp. STUT-A11 and includes:
- a CDS encoding transposase, yielding MQKYNVIAIDLAKNVFQACKLSPQGKVIYNREINRTKLKELLIKQKLSLVAMKSCSSAHYWARYAKAAGHQVKVINTRAVKGFQTKNR